A single window of Vibrio sp. SCSIO 43137 DNA harbors:
- a CDS encoding MATE family efflux transporter — protein sequence MSESIYKQFWKYTLPTVAAMLVNGLYQVVDGIFIGQYVGADGLAGINVAWPIIGAVLGLGMMVGVGTGAVVSINQGAGNPDKAEKVLSSGLIFLFLLFPVVALLLWHYSDALILAQGVEGRVFELGKQYIDVLILSSLFSLGSIALPFLLRNDNSPNFATVLMVIGAVVNIALDYVFIALLGWELQGAAIATAIAQLVVTVLGTGYFFSRYATMRLTISKLTFRFTVLPEVCAIGLSSMFMYVYGSAMVAVHNWMFTQFGNVLIVGAYAILGYIVTIYYLTVEGIANGMQPLVSFNHGAKNRESVKKLFDVAMWSSVILGVLFVGLLNIYPQPIISVFNSEDPELMTQTVLGIRLHMFALFLDGFIVVAGAYYQAVGKSKKAMFVTVGNMLVQLPFLFTLPYLLGLSGVWLAYPLSNIALSIVIIWMIRREFTAAETPKPEEADATA from the coding sequence ATGTCTGAATCAATCTATAAACAGTTCTGGAAATATACTTTACCGACCGTTGCAGCCATGTTAGTGAACGGCTTATATCAAGTGGTTGATGGTATTTTTATTGGTCAGTATGTCGGTGCTGACGGATTGGCCGGTATCAATGTCGCATGGCCGATTATTGGCGCTGTGCTCGGTTTGGGCATGATGGTTGGTGTCGGTACAGGTGCGGTTGTCTCCATTAATCAGGGGGCAGGAAATCCGGACAAGGCAGAGAAAGTTCTTAGTAGCGGGCTTATCTTTCTATTCCTATTGTTTCCAGTGGTTGCCTTGCTTCTCTGGCACTATTCTGATGCCCTCATACTGGCTCAGGGTGTTGAAGGCCGGGTATTTGAGCTGGGTAAGCAGTATATTGATGTACTTATCCTTAGCAGCCTGTTCTCGCTTGGGTCTATCGCGTTGCCATTTCTGCTGCGTAATGATAACAGCCCTAACTTTGCCACTGTTTTAATGGTGATTGGTGCTGTAGTTAACATTGCTCTGGATTATGTTTTTATCGCCCTGCTGGGCTGGGAGCTTCAGGGGGCGGCGATTGCGACGGCGATAGCTCAACTGGTAGTGACAGTTCTGGGTACTGGCTATTTCTTCTCCCGCTATGCCACCATGAGGCTGACTATATCTAAGCTGACGTTCCGCTTCACTGTTCTGCCTGAAGTGTGTGCTATAGGCTTATCCAGCATGTTTATGTATGTCTATGGCTCGGCTATGGTTGCGGTACATAACTGGATGTTTACCCAGTTCGGTAATGTACTGATTGTCGGTGCTTATGCCATATTAGGTTATATAGTGACCATCTACTATCTGACTGTTGAAGGTATAGCCAACGGTATGCAGCCGCTGGTTAGTTTTAATCACGGAGCAAAAAACAGAGAATCTGTTAAAAAGCTGTTTGATGTCGCTATGTGGAGTTCAGTAATACTGGGGGTGCTTTTTGTCGGGCTGCTGAACATTTATCCGCAGCCGATTATCTCGGTATTTAACTCAGAAGATCCAGAACTGATGACACAGACGGTACTTGGCATCAGGTTACATATGTTTGCTCTTTTCTTGGACGGGTTTATCGTGGTAGCGGGTGCTTACTATCAAGCAGTAGGGAAGAGCAAGAAAGCTATGTTTGTTACTGTAGGTAATATGTTGGTTCAGCTTCCCTTTTTGTTTACGCTGCCTTATTTACTTGGTTTGTCAGGAGTGTGGCTGGCTTATCCGTTATCGAATATTGCCCTGAGCATAGTGATTATCTGGATGATCAGAAGAGAGTTTACTGCTGCTGAAACACCAAAGCCAGAAGAGGCTGATGCAACAGCTTAA
- a CDS encoding MarR family winged helix-turn-helix transcriptional regulator encodes MSLQASLIELERFMAKEWRQYAQNDDPFCQLSFNEFDYLRVVQLADEPIRITDLAKQMLVSKPSASNMVVRLEKKGLVQRIACPEDARAKRVILTEKAQNNMATDDRIHSEISRKLEQKVSEQELNQLVRVLEKMLK; translated from the coding sequence ATGTCACTGCAGGCAAGCTTAATTGAACTGGAACGCTTTATGGCGAAAGAGTGGCGGCAGTATGCCCAGAATGATGACCCTTTTTGCCAGCTCAGTTTTAATGAGTTCGATTACTTAAGAGTGGTTCAGCTCGCTGATGAACCGATCCGGATAACTGATCTAGCCAAACAGATGCTGGTGAGTAAGCCTTCTGCATCAAATATGGTTGTCCGGCTGGAGAAAAAGGGACTTGTGCAGAGAATTGCCTGTCCGGAAGATGCCCGGGCAAAGCGGGTAATACTGACTGAAAAGGCTCAGAATAATATGGCTACCGACGACAGAATCCATTCTGAGATCTCCCGAAAACTGGAACAGAAGGTGTCGGAGCAGGAGCTTAATCAGCTGGTTCGTGTGCTGGAAAAAATGCTGAAGTAG
- the nlpI gene encoding lipoprotein NlpI: MRWLKFAALSIPLFLSGCVINKYEPYAPPMVTPLQANDQQEFQIARLSQLLSRQDLTDDVRAKMFYERGIHYDSLGLRDLARLDFNYSLSLNPAQPEIFNMLGVYFTGKRNYDAAYEAFNSTLELDPDNQYAERNQAIALYYGGRLELALEEITKHYSDNPEDPFRSLWLYIIEFEGNQEKARAKLEKNYKERSDEWGWVLVAAMLEDISEPELFNNIFKSSPDRLVIAQRLTEAYFYLAKRYQLEGKLREAESFYNLAIAFNIYDYVEHRYAFLELSKVQSEIRREREKRKAK, encoded by the coding sequence GTGAGATGGTTGAAATTTGCAGCCCTGAGTATTCCGTTATTTTTATCTGGTTGTGTAATTAATAAGTATGAGCCTTATGCTCCTCCAATGGTCACGCCGCTACAAGCTAATGACCAGCAAGAGTTCCAAATTGCTCGTTTGAGTCAACTGCTGAGCAGACAGGATCTGACTGATGATGTAAGAGCTAAAATGTTCTATGAACGCGGGATTCACTACGATTCTTTGGGACTTAGGGATTTAGCAAGACTCGATTTCAACTATTCGTTGAGCCTTAACCCGGCACAACCAGAAATATTTAATATGCTTGGGGTCTATTTCACCGGGAAGCGAAACTATGATGCAGCATATGAAGCATTTAACTCAACTTTAGAACTTGACCCTGATAATCAGTACGCGGAGCGCAACCAGGCCATAGCTTTATATTATGGAGGAAGACTGGAGCTAGCGTTGGAAGAGATAACAAAGCACTATAGCGATAATCCTGAAGACCCTTTTCGTTCATTATGGCTATATATTATTGAATTTGAGGGTAATCAAGAGAAGGCTAGAGCTAAGCTGGAGAAGAACTATAAAGAGCGTAGCGATGAATGGGGTTGGGTATTAGTTGCTGCGATGTTGGAAGATATTTCTGAACCTGAGTTATTTAACAATATTTTTAAAAGTAGTCCTGACAGGCTTGTTATCGCTCAACGTCTGACGGAAGCTTATTTTTATTTAGCTAAACGTTATCAACTTGAAGGGAAACTCCGGGAAGCGGAATCATTTTATAATCTTGCTATCGCTTTTAATATTTATGATTATGTAGAACACCGTTATGCTTTTCTTGAGTTGAGCAAAGTTCAGTCAGAAATAAGACGTGAAAGAGAGAAGCGTAAGGCGAAGTAG